The Onthophagus taurus isolate NC chromosome 2, IU_Otau_3.0, whole genome shotgun sequence genome includes a window with the following:
- the LOC111414230 gene encoding transcription factor E2F4 — protein sequence MADVPPSRYEKSLGLLTTKFVDLLQKANGGVLDLKLAADMLAVRQKRRIYDITNVLEGIGLIEKKSKNSIQWKPYTYKDTLPNCNTQEIAGKVLNLKSELSKLESYENILDRHRLWIEQSIKNITEDLDNRKYLYVTSDDFLQCYGDSTIIAFNTPLNSTVQVQDPKVSYSIKIRSSAAPIRANVKTDPPQDQRKRQKTDADNGNENSTKKLLIKEDLQESDEDSDLATAKVVFKNCNKDESLHYDGDDEDDDYDFLPLSPLPRVEDYNYCLLESEGLVDMYDVSTQSSPSQD from the exons ATGGCTGACGTTCCTCCTAGTAGATACGAAAAATCATTGGGTTTACTTACTACAAAGTTTGTCGATTTACTGCAAAAGGCAAACGGCGGAGTTTTGGACCTAAAATTG GCTGCAGATATGCTCGCCGTACGACAAAAGCGTCGAATTTACGACATCACCAACGTTCTGGAAGGTATTGGATTAATCGAgaagaaaagtaaaaatagTATACAATGGAA GCCATATACTTATAAAGATACATTACCTAACTGCAACACACAAGAAATTGCTGGGaaagttttgaatttaaaatcagAACTTAGTAAATTGGAGTCTTATGAGAACATTTTAGATCGACACCGATTATGGATCGAACAAAGCATTAAGAATATTACTGAAGATTTAGATaacagaaaatatttatacgTTACAAGTGATGATTTTTTGCAATGTTACGGTGATAGTACTATAATTGCTTTTAATACACCTTTAAATTCAACTGTACAAGTTCAA gatCCCAAAGTTTCTTATAGTATAAAAATACGATCATCGGCAGCTCCAATTCGAGCTAATGTAAAAACAGATCCTCCCCAAGATCAGAGAAAGCGGCAAAAAACAGACGCAGATAACGGAAACGaaaattctacaaaaaaacttttaataaaagaggATTTACAAGAATCCGATGAAGATTCAGATTTGGCCACTGCAaaagttgtgtttaaaaattgcaataaaGATGAAAGCCTTCATTATGATGGTGATGATGAAGATG atGATTACGATTTCTTACCTTTAAGTCCTTTGCCTCGAGTGGAAGATTACAATTATTGCTTGTTAGAATCAGAAGGTTTGGTGGATATGTATGACGTTTCAACGCAATCTTCACCATCTCAAGattag
- the LOC111414255 gene encoding gametogenetin-binding protein 2-like: MAKLVDVYHPSKTLNRRQLPLVIDETLTMVMDLKSVGLVSDNQQVKGKELEDFVRKMSLLNEEELSHSLEVTRSEILKVLNQAVPCVGCRRSVERLYYQLFKYGHPTLDPLVVKKDGIITVREDKQNSPQFLCNLFHGHSTRLNHVVDSQPRRNKKSHRCLLHSLDTQRSRPITPAWRDVWECMRLDCKKKVCTIEEASLHTTLETYLRKHRFCSECRTKVLKAYSLLIEDSKCNDKGYVKTLYNGITHCKSKHIHLNPETEVIPKLISRAEPELLGSRRERHAKTLEIAQEEVLTCIGICMYERLHRIYIRMREEECTCQVFAAVAIDALWTSFETAVEHKQGISQLELLYAELTRKEQQKQLRKEQKKLKRKRKKEKLMEQHFKSCDGCDGEEEMDDDGKILDEEKICTCNDTFLKIKLKEKSTACDEWLDCKCNHTGMKNGKCDDYIQRKFMKESSSSSDHSHDCGYSSENNNGCCEFNSFGSSLPSSPEGSEVACPDGCCESENDYIPYNRFTYGNGHQLSLQEMLDDHFYSDDDSDCYITPEEVQEFKVNNSRVYEMRQQLRETLQKRFAQLCVNGPLQVPRLLTPTKFIAN; this comes from the exons atggcaaAGTTAGTGGACGTTTATCATCCGTCAAAAACACTCAACAGGAGACAACTACCCTTAGTGATTGATGAAACTTTAACG ATGGTGATGGATTTAAAGTCTGTGGGATTAGTATCAGATAACCAACAAGTAAAAGGTAAAGAACTCGAAGATTTTGTCCGTAAGATGAGTTTGTTAAATGAGGAAGAATTAAGTCATTCTTTAGAAGTAACTCGATCAGAAATACTCAAAGTTTTAAATCAGGCTGTTCCCTGTGTTGGATGTCGTAGAAG tGTTGAGCGAttatattatcaattatttaaatatggaCATCCAACATTAGATCCATTAGTTGTAAAAAAAGATGGAATTATAACCGTGCGAGAAGATAAACAGAATTCACCCCAGTTTTTGTGCAATTTATTTCATGGGCATag taCACGACTGAATCATGTAGTCGATAGTCAACCGAGACGCAACAAAAAAAGTCATCGTTGTTTATTACATTCCCTGGATACCCAAAGAAGCCGTCCTATAACTCCCGCCTGGCGAGACGTTTGGGAGTGTATGCGATTGGATTGTAAGAAAAAAGTGTGTACCATCGAAGAAGCTAGTCTACATACGACTTTAGAAActtatttaagaaaacataGGTTTTGTAGTGAATGTCGTACTAAAGTTCTTAAAG ccTACAGTTTATTAATAGAAGATTCGAAATGTAATGATAAAGGTTACGTTAAAACATTATACAACGGAATAACCCATTGCAAATCAAAACACATCCATCTAAATCCAGAGACTGAAGTCATCCCGAAATTAATAAGCCGTGCCGAACCGGAATTATTGGGTAGCAGAAGAGAACGTCACGCAAAAACACTCGAAATTGCTCAAGAGGAAGTTTTAACATGTATAGGGATTTGTATGTACGAAAGACTTCATCGTATTTACATACGCATGCGTGAAGAAGAATGTACATGTCAAGTTTTTGCAGCGGTTGCAATCGACGCTTTATGGACGAGTTTTGAAACCGCTGTAGAACACAAACAAGGAATTTCTCAATTAGAATTACTCTACGCGGAATTAACGCGAaaagaacaacaaaaacaattacgtaaagaacagaaaaaattgaaaaggaaacgtaaaaaagaaaaattaatggagcagcattttaaaagttgtgatGGTTGTGATGGTGAAGAAGAAATGGATGATGATGGGAAGATATTGGATGAGGAAAAAATTTGTACATGCAATgatacgtttttgaaaatcaaattaaaagaaaaaagtactGCGTGTGATGAATGGTTAGATTGCAAATGTAATCATACTGGGATgaaaaatggaaaatgtgATGATTACATACAAAGGAAATTTATGAAAGAAAGTAGTTCATCAAGTGATCATTCCCATGATTGTGGATATTCTTctgaaaataataatggatGTTGTGAATTTAATTCGTTCGGATCAAGTTTACCTAGTTCGCCAGAAGGATCAGAAGTTGCTTGTCCTGATGGCTGTTGTGAATCCGAAAATGATTATATTCCATATAATAGGTTTACTTATGGAAATGGGCATCAACTTAGTTTACAAGAAATGTTAGAT gATCATTTTTATAGCGATGATGATAGTGATTGTTATATAACGCCTGAAGAAGTGCAAGAGTTCAAAGTGAACAATAGTAGAGTGTATGAAATGCGTCAACAGTTAAGGGAAACGTTACAAAAGCGATTCGCACAGTTATGCGTCAATGGACCATTGCAGGTGCCAAGATTACTAACTCCGACGAAATTCATCGCAAATTAG
- the LOC111414263 gene encoding 3-oxoacyl-[acyl-carrier-protein] synthase, mitochondrial gives MNRRVVVTGLGVLSPVGNTVKEAWLNITSGKSGISKLEGPEYSHLPCRIAGLIKENGSRIDLTKHFSKSELKSISPATAFALYAVKEALTEAGLLELTEEEKTNIGVAVGMGMVDLTDICDTNASFNKSYKQVSPFFVPRILANMAAGQISIKYGFRGPNHSVSTACATGAHAIGDSFRFIRNGDADVMICGGTEACISPLSIAAFCRLRALSTSYNDQPEKASRPFDKGREGFVMGEGSAILVLEELEHALKRQKNNKFPIYAEILGYGLSGDASHLTAPRGDGTGAMFAMERAIRDAKINKEMIGYVNAHATSTPLGDGIEAKAIENLFGDGKKVKVSSTKGAHGHLLGAAGNLEALFTVKAVQEGIIPPTINLESPEESHLDFVNGKNTKWDGTNRRIALKNAFGFGGTNASLCIGQYVS, from the coding sequence atgaatcGTCGAGTCGTCGTTACTGGTTTAGGAGTCTTATCTCCTGTTGGAAATACAGTAAAAGAAGCATGGTTAAACATCACATCAGGAAAATCCGGAATTTCAAAATTGGAGGGACCTGAATACAGTCACCTACCCTGTCGAATAGCGGGATTAATCAAAGAAAATGGCTCCAGAATAGACTTAACCAAGCATTTTAGTAAATctgaattaaaatcaataagtCCTGCAACAGCTTTTGCTTTATATGCAGTAAAAGAAGCATTAACAGAGGCTGGGTTGTTAGAATTaacagaagaagaaaaaacaaatataggTGTTGCTGTAGGAATGGGAATGGTAGATTTAACAGATATTTGTGATACAAACGCGtcgtttaataaaagttacaaaCAAGTCAGTCCATTTTTTGTGCCAAGAATTTTGGCAAATATGGCGGCAGGTCaaattagtataaaatatGGTTTTAGAGGTCCAAACCATTCAGTTTCAACAGCTTGTGCAACAGGAGCACACGCGATTGGAGATTCGTTTCGATTCATTCGTAATGGTGATGCAGATGTAATGATTTGTGGTGGTACCGAAGCTTGTATATCACCACTTTCAATTGCTGCATTTTGTAGATTAAGAGCTTTAAGCACTTCTTATAATGATCAACCTGAAAAAGCATCAAGACCATTTGATAAAGGTCGTGAAGGATTTGTGATGGGCGAAGGAAGCGCTATATTAGTACTTGAAGAATTAGAGCATGCtttaaaaagacaaaaaaataataaatttccaaTTTATGCGGAAATTTTAGGCTATGGGTTATCTGGTGATGCTTCACATTTAACAGCACCAAGAGGTGATGGAACAGGAGCTATGTTTGCAATGGAAAGAGCAATAAGGGatgcaaaaattaacaaagaaatGATTGGTTATGTTAATGCACATGCTACTTCAACTCCACTTGGTGATGGAATTGAAGCAAAAGCGATAGAAAATTTGTTTGGGGATGGAAAAAAAGTGAAGGTTTCTTCAACAAAAGGTGCTCATGGACATTTATTAGGAGCTGCTGGAAATTTGGAGGCTTTATTCACAGTTAAAGCAGTACAAGAAGGAATTATTCCCCCAACTATAAATTTAGAGAGCCCAGAAGAATCTCACTTGGATTTTGTGAATgggaaaaatacaaaatgggATGGAACGAATCGGAGAATTGCGCTTAAAAATGCTTTCGGATTTGGCGGAACTAATGCTAGTTTATGTATTGGACAATATGttagttaa